A region from the Chitinophaga sp. Cy-1792 genome encodes:
- a CDS encoding AraC family transcriptional regulator translates to MKDLSRVELRSISEYHSFYGLDKPMHPLVSVINYADFKQPSALHPHSLRYGIYSINLKKNFDGKVKYGQQYYDFDEGVMTFYAPSQVINIEDVGMKRPDGFTLIIHPDFLHGTNLMTKIHDYGFFSYAANEALLLSEREEQLVEGIFLNLQNEIGANTDVHTHDVVLSHIDLLLSYSNRFYNRQFITRKSANNTLVAKLEAVLHNYFTSGEVVKSGLPTVQYLAAQLNVSASYLGDMLRYHTGMNTQQHIQQVIIERAKELLTATNQSVAEIAYQIGFEHPQSFNKLFKSKTSLSPLQYRQTFN, encoded by the coding sequence ATGAAAGATCTGTCCCGCGTGGAGTTGCGTTCTATCTCCGAATACCATTCCTTTTATGGACTGGATAAGCCCATGCACCCGCTGGTGAGCGTGATTAATTATGCCGACTTCAAACAGCCGTCTGCCCTGCACCCACATAGTCTGCGCTACGGTATCTATTCTATCAACCTGAAAAAAAATTTTGACGGAAAGGTAAAATACGGGCAGCAATACTATGATTTCGATGAAGGCGTGATGACGTTCTATGCACCCTCCCAGGTGATTAACATCGAAGATGTAGGTATGAAACGACCCGATGGTTTTACATTAATCATTCACCCGGATTTTTTGCATGGCACTAACCTGATGACTAAAATACACGACTATGGCTTCTTTAGCTATGCTGCCAATGAAGCCTTGCTGTTATCTGAGCGGGAGGAACAACTGGTGGAGGGCATCTTCCTGAACCTGCAAAATGAAATCGGGGCTAACACCGACGTACATACGCACGACGTCGTATTGTCGCATATAGACTTGTTACTTAGTTACAGTAACCGTTTTTATAACCGCCAGTTTATTACAAGGAAAAGTGCCAACAATACGCTGGTGGCTAAACTGGAGGCAGTATTGCATAATTATTTTACCAGCGGCGAGGTGGTGAAATCAGGACTGCCTACTGTTCAGTACCTGGCAGCGCAGCTGAATGTGAGTGCCAGTTACCTCGGCGACATGCTGCGCTATCATACTGGTATGAATACGCAGCAACATATACAGCAGGTGATCATAGAAAGAGCGAAGGAGCTGCTGACCGCTACCAATCAGAGTGTAGCAGAAATCGCCTACCAGATTGGGTTTGAACATCCGCAGTCTTTCAATAAACTGTTTAAGAGCAAAACCAGTCTCTCTCCATTGCAATATCGGCAGACGTTTAATTAA
- a CDS encoding ABC transporter permease: protein METVKTYFFTDMRVMLGRSMRHVFRSLDTVITVTLMPVALMLLFVYVLGGAINAGTDKYVNYLLPGILLIAIANSAGYTSYRLFNDVQRGIFERFHTMPVARSAALWGHVLTSVISNILSLVVIVLVALVMGFRSSAGILAWLAIAGILTLFILMLTWIAAIPGLSAKTMDGAIAIAYPIHFLPLISSAFVPVKTMPAPVRAFAEHQPVTPIVETIRALLYQQPVGQQIWVALAWCIGIMLVAYVIAMRIYRQRT, encoded by the coding sequence ATGGAAACTGTAAAAACCTATTTTTTCACGGATATGCGTGTCATGCTGGGTCGTTCCATGCGACATGTATTTCGCAGTCTGGATACGGTTATCACCGTTACGCTGATGCCCGTAGCACTGATGCTGCTGTTTGTTTATGTACTGGGTGGCGCTATTAACGCGGGCACTGATAAGTACGTCAATTATTTATTACCTGGTATCCTGTTAATCGCCATTGCTAACAGTGCAGGCTATACGTCGTACCGGTTATTCAACGATGTTCAGCGTGGGATATTTGAGCGCTTTCATACTATGCCGGTTGCCCGTTCTGCCGCACTCTGGGGGCATGTATTAACTTCGGTAATATCCAATATACTGTCGCTGGTGGTGATCGTGCTGGTGGCGCTGGTGATGGGATTCCGTTCTTCAGCAGGGATACTCGCGTGGTTGGCCATAGCCGGCATTCTTACGTTGTTTATACTGATGCTTACCTGGATAGCGGCCATTCCTGGCTTATCAGCAAAAACGATGGATGGCGCTATTGCCATCGCTTATCCCATTCATTTTTTACCATTGATCAGCTCCGCCTTTGTACCAGTAAAAACAATGCCTGCACCTGTGAGGGCCTTTGCAGAACATCAACCGGTAACGCCCATCGTAGAAACGATCCGTGCCTTGCTGTACCAGCAGCCTGTGGGTCAGCAGATATGGGTGGCCCTCGCCTGGTGTATCGGTATCATGCTGGTAGCTTATGTTATAGCCATGCGTATTTACAGACAGCGTACGTGA
- a CDS encoding alpha-L-arabinofuranosidase C-terminal domain-containing protein, giving the protein MRSIIIRRLLQTCCLLFICLPAFSQTTTFTVFADKPGADIQPTMYGIFFEDINMGADGGIYAELVKNRSFEFNQPLMGWKVEGKPVEGDILVLHSTDYNKSNPNFLRVHVGNRRKGELGLTNEGFKGMGVRKNITCHFSARYRTANAGITLHAELVTPDGKLIASAATAMSPGNGNWQTTNMELLPAEETPAARLTIWLEGNGTLDLDMISLFPANTWKNRPKGLRADMVQLLADMKPGFLRFPGGCIVEGKDLANRFQWKKTVGLIENRELIINRWNTEFSHRLTPDYFQSFGLGFFEYFQLAEDIGAAPLPILNCGMACQFNTAELVPMEELQPYIQDAIDLVEFANGPANSRWGKVRADMGHPEPFHLTMIGVGNENWGPQYIERAREFARQLKAAHPEIKLVFSSGTDPDGARFNFLNDTLRKMNADFIDEHYYRSPEWFLANASRYDNYPRTGSKVFAGEYAAHEPSSFVGASRNTARAAIAEAAFLTGLERNADVVEMASYAPLFANAEQWQWAPDLIWVNHLQVVGTPSYQVQKMYALNKGTQTLSLLSENIAVAGQDSIYASAVYDAHTREIIVKVVNAGAKPVTRNITVNTKRKLAGKVAVTTLSGNEPDAVNTFSQQPVMPVNSVVDINNKRISIELRPNSFSILKFGTR; this is encoded by the coding sequence ATGCGTTCCATCATAATAAGGCGCCTGCTCCAAACCTGCTGCCTGTTGTTTATTTGTCTGCCGGCTTTCAGCCAGACCACTACCTTTACTGTTTTTGCAGATAAACCGGGAGCGGATATACAACCTACCATGTATGGGATATTTTTTGAAGACATCAATATGGGCGCAGATGGGGGCATCTATGCAGAGCTGGTAAAGAACCGGTCTTTCGAATTCAACCAGCCTTTGATGGGCTGGAAAGTAGAAGGAAAGCCGGTAGAAGGAGATATCCTGGTGCTGCACAGCACAGATTACAATAAATCAAATCCAAACTTCCTCAGGGTACATGTCGGCAACCGCCGCAAAGGTGAGCTGGGGCTCACCAACGAAGGTTTTAAAGGCATGGGTGTCCGCAAAAATATTACCTGTCATTTTTCGGCCAGGTACCGTACCGCCAACGCAGGAATCACCCTCCATGCGGAACTGGTAACGCCCGATGGAAAGTTGATCGCCAGCGCGGCAACGGCAATGTCGCCAGGTAACGGCAACTGGCAAACAACCAACATGGAGCTGCTGCCGGCGGAAGAAACACCTGCCGCCCGACTCACTATCTGGCTGGAAGGCAATGGCACGCTGGATCTGGATATGATCTCCCTGTTTCCTGCCAACACCTGGAAAAACAGGCCCAAAGGACTCAGAGCGGATATGGTGCAGCTATTGGCGGATATGAAGCCCGGTTTCCTGCGCTTCCCCGGCGGATGCATCGTGGAAGGAAAAGACCTGGCCAACCGCTTCCAGTGGAAGAAAACCGTTGGCCTCATCGAAAACCGCGAACTGATCATCAACCGCTGGAACACAGAATTCAGTCATCGCCTGACGCCTGATTATTTCCAGAGCTTCGGCCTGGGCTTCTTCGAATATTTCCAGCTGGCAGAAGACATAGGTGCCGCGCCGCTGCCCATCCTCAACTGCGGCATGGCCTGTCAGTTCAATACCGCCGAACTGGTGCCCATGGAAGAACTGCAACCTTATATCCAGGATGCCATCGACCTGGTGGAATTTGCCAATGGCCCCGCCAACAGCAGATGGGGGAAGGTCCGCGCAGATATGGGCCATCCCGAACCATTTCACCTTACCATGATCGGCGTTGGCAATGAAAACTGGGGTCCTCAGTATATTGAAAGAGCAAGGGAATTTGCCCGCCAGCTGAAAGCCGCCCACCCGGAAATAAAGCTGGTATTCAGTTCCGGTACCGACCCTGATGGCGCACGTTTCAATTTCCTCAATGATACCCTGCGTAAAATGAATGCCGACTTCATTGATGAACATTATTACCGCAGCCCTGAATGGTTCCTGGCCAATGCCAGCCGTTATGACAACTACCCGAGAACAGGCTCCAAAGTATTTGCAGGAGAATATGCCGCACATGAGCCTTCCTCTTTTGTGGGGGCCAGCCGTAATACCGCCCGTGCCGCCATTGCAGAAGCGGCATTCCTGACAGGGCTGGAAAGAAATGCAGACGTGGTGGAAATGGCTTCCTATGCACCACTGTTCGCAAATGCGGAACAATGGCAGTGGGCACCAGACCTGATATGGGTCAATCACCTGCAGGTGGTGGGAACGCCCAGCTACCAGGTACAGAAAATGTATGCACTAAACAAAGGAACGCAAACGCTGTCGCTCTTATCGGAGAACATAGCGGTGGCCGGCCAGGATAGCATCTACGCCAGCGCAGTGTATGATGCGCATACCCGGGAAATTATTGTAAAAGTGGTCAACGCCGGCGCGAAGCCAGTTACCAGGAATATAACGGTAAATACTAAACGTAAACTGGCCGGGAAAGTTGCTGTTACCACCTTGTCAGGTAATGAGCCAGATGCAGTAAATACCTTCTCGCAACAACCGGTGATGCCTGTAAACAGCGTAGTGGATATAAATAATAAGCGTATTTCCATTGAACTGCGGCCTAACTCATTTTCCATATTGAAATTCGGGACCAGGTAA
- a CDS encoding aldo/keto reductase, with product MLKQVKLGSQGLVVPAIGLGCMGMTGMGEMDIYGKPDEKEAIRTLHRSLELGGNFLDTADLYGPLKNERLIAKAIQGGRDKWIIATKFGFEVNDQEQLTGAVNGKKAYVKLAAERSLKNLDTDYIDLYYLHRLDTNTPVEETVAAMGELVKEGKVRYIGLSEVASATIRKAHAVHPLTAVQSEYSLFEREIERLGILDTLEELGIGLVAYSPLGRGFISGDFKKPEDIPETDFRRHIPRFQGEQFYKNIALLRQIEAMAAEKQVTTSQLALAWVMAKGHVPIPGTKRVKYLEQNIAAVNIRLNSEELALLESIIPITAETGARMNESGMQQVNL from the coding sequence ATGCTGAAACAGGTGAAACTAGGGAGCCAGGGTTTAGTAGTTCCCGCTATAGGATTAGGTTGTATGGGGATGACCGGAATGGGAGAGATGGATATTTATGGTAAGCCGGATGAAAAGGAAGCCATCCGTACCCTCCACCGCTCCCTGGAGCTGGGAGGCAACTTCCTGGATACTGCGGACCTTTACGGGCCTTTAAAAAACGAAAGACTGATTGCCAAAGCCATCCAGGGTGGCCGGGATAAATGGATTATCGCCACCAAATTTGGCTTTGAGGTCAATGACCAGGAACAACTGACAGGCGCTGTCAACGGAAAGAAAGCATATGTAAAACTAGCCGCGGAAAGGTCGTTGAAGAACCTGGATACCGATTATATCGACCTGTATTATTTGCACCGGCTCGATACCAATACGCCTGTTGAAGAAACGGTAGCCGCCATGGGAGAACTGGTTAAGGAAGGCAAGGTGAGATATATCGGCCTTTCAGAGGTAGCATCTGCTACCATCCGCAAGGCGCATGCGGTGCATCCGCTCACCGCCGTGCAAAGTGAATATTCCCTGTTTGAAAGGGAAATAGAGCGCCTGGGCATCCTGGATACCCTGGAAGAGCTGGGCATTGGCCTGGTGGCCTATTCTCCCCTGGGACGTGGCTTTATCAGCGGCGATTTCAAAAAGCCGGAAGATATCCCTGAAACTGATTTCAGGCGGCATATTCCGCGCTTCCAGGGCGAACAGTTCTATAAAAATATAGCACTCCTGCGCCAGATCGAAGCGATGGCGGCAGAGAAACAGGTGACCACCTCGCAGCTGGCCCTCGCATGGGTAATGGCCAAAGGTCATGTGCCCATCCCCGGTACCAAGCGGGTGAAATACCTGGAGCAGAATATCGCGGCTGTCAATATCCGGCTGAACAGCGAAGAGCTGGCACTACTGGAAAGCATCATCCCCATCACTGCTGAAACCGGGGCTAGAATGAACGAAAGCGGTATGCAACAGGTAAACCTGTAA
- a CDS encoding DUF4132 domain-containing protein, with product MNISVALTRTYAFTGHLTRAGKKIHHQLKDEIHRIENYTAHLREEPRDSWTTNYLKANDCDVSRLSYREWYPAYIVHPLTGVIGKQQIWLFSNETIAVAAIWTPEGFTSALGTVLHWIDEHTQVTLWRPADAYPGELAAWQNILTRQNIQQPVPQAFRENDFPVPYYIFW from the coding sequence ATAAATATAAGTGTAGCACTAACCCGAACCTATGCATTTACCGGCCATCTTACCAGGGCAGGAAAAAAAATCCACCATCAGCTTAAAGATGAGATCCACAGAATAGAAAATTATACCGCGCATCTGCGTGAAGAACCCCGCGACAGCTGGACAACAAACTACCTGAAAGCTAACGACTGCGACGTCTCCAGGTTATCGTACCGGGAATGGTACCCGGCTTATATCGTACATCCGTTGACGGGAGTCATCGGTAAACAACAGATATGGCTTTTTTCCAACGAAACGATTGCAGTGGCGGCCATCTGGACACCCGAAGGGTTTACCAGCGCATTGGGCACAGTATTACACTGGATAGACGAGCATACGCAGGTCACCTTATGGCGCCCTGCAGATGCCTACCCCGGGGAACTCGCAGCCTGGCAAAATATACTGACACGACAAAACATTCAGCAGCCCGTACCGCAGGCATTCAGGGAAAATGACTTTCCTGTACCCTATTACATATTCTGGTAA
- a CDS encoding ABC transporter ATP-binding protein, translated as MSQNHIAISVSGLIKSYKDVPVLTGVDFQVQSGNIFALLGPNGAGKTTIIKILSTLLQPDSGTAMVNGFDVVTQPDQVRQSISLTGQFAAIDEILTGRENLVMIARLRHLPQPQQIASDLLQRFGLTDAANRKAANYSGGMRRRLDIAMSLIGNPPLIFLDEPTTGLDPEARIVVWDIIKGLATAGTTVFLTTQYLEEAEQLADMIAILHGGSIIATGTLEALKKLFPPVKIQYIEQQPTLEEIFLSLVSTKK; from the coding sequence ATGTCACAAAATCATATAGCCATTTCCGTAAGTGGTCTGATAAAATCATATAAAGACGTCCCGGTATTGACCGGAGTAGACTTCCAGGTACAATCCGGTAACATATTCGCGTTATTGGGACCTAACGGTGCCGGCAAAACGACGATTATAAAAATTCTCAGCACCTTATTGCAGCCGGATAGCGGCACCGCCATGGTCAATGGTTTCGATGTAGTAACGCAGCCGGATCAGGTACGACAGTCTATTAGTCTTACTGGTCAGTTTGCCGCCATCGACGAGATTTTAACCGGCCGGGAAAACCTGGTGATGATAGCACGGCTACGCCATTTACCGCAACCGCAGCAGATTGCGAGTGATTTATTGCAGCGGTTCGGATTAACGGATGCAGCCAACAGAAAGGCAGCCAATTATTCCGGTGGCATGCGCAGGCGACTGGATATTGCCATGAGTCTGATCGGTAATCCGCCGCTTATTTTCCTTGATGAGCCAACCACCGGCCTTGACCCTGAAGCCAGGATTGTGGTATGGGATATCATAAAAGGGCTTGCCACTGCCGGCACCACTGTATTCCTGACAACGCAGTACCTGGAAGAAGCAGAGCAGCTGGCAGATATGATTGCGATACTGCATGGTGGCAGCATCATTGCAACAGGTACCCTGGAGGCCCTGAAAAAGTTGTTCCCCCCTGTCAAAATTCAATATATCGAGCAACAACCTACCCTTGAAGAAATATTTCTTTCGCTTGTCAGTACAAAAAAATAA
- a CDS encoding pentapeptide repeat-containing protein encodes MEAKKIGNRISTARKKMNLSQAQLAERLFISPQAVGKWERGESVPDAITLSQLAKQLGVDLNYFSEQFATSSTTTVEAPAVQNTTENTPLNWDMSRGNWVDADFSGLKDLHEKFSSSNMKNCKFEGSDLSGLLLSGNTIDGCDFSGSNISNSQIGKSYFMQNRFNNCDLSAAKFLGCHIKHCNFSGANLTGTVFNISSIQQNDITDAQLTRTSFLSSDLTDLVINSTVQDCYFENSHFSRVTFQDATLLNTFFKCRTLKPIRFVNCRADKMTYEFLKNGKADVSGITLITA; translated from the coding sequence ATGGAAGCCAAAAAGATAGGTAATAGAATTTCCACTGCCAGAAAGAAAATGAACCTCTCCCAGGCACAGCTCGCCGAACGGCTGTTTATCAGTCCGCAGGCCGTTGGCAAATGGGAACGCGGCGAATCAGTGCCGGACGCTATCACACTCAGCCAGCTGGCAAAGCAACTGGGCGTTGACCTGAATTATTTTTCGGAACAATTCGCTACCAGCAGTACTACAACTGTTGAAGCACCAGCTGTGCAAAACACTACTGAAAATACGCCCCTGAACTGGGACATGTCGCGGGGCAACTGGGTAGATGCTGACTTTTCAGGTCTAAAAGACCTGCATGAAAAATTCAGTTCTTCCAATATGAAAAACTGCAAATTTGAAGGCTCAGATTTGTCAGGACTGCTACTCAGCGGTAATACCATAGATGGCTGCGACTTTTCCGGCTCCAACATCTCCAACAGCCAGATCGGGAAGTCCTACTTTATGCAGAATCGCTTTAACAACTGCGACCTTTCAGCAGCTAAATTTCTAGGATGCCATATTAAGCATTGCAACTTCTCCGGCGCCAATTTAACCGGGACCGTTTTTAATATCAGCTCCATACAGCAAAATGATATAACCGACGCTCAATTAACGCGGACATCCTTCTTAAGCAGCGACCTCACCGACCTGGTAATCAACAGTACGGTACAGGATTGTTATTTTGAGAACAGCCATTTCTCCAGGGTAACCTTTCAGGATGCCACGCTGCTTAACACTTTCTTTAAATGTAGAACGTTGAAGCCTATACGATTTGTTAACTGCCGTGCAGACAAGATGACCTATGAATTTCTAAAGAATGGAAAGGCGGATGTCAGCGGTATCACCTTGATAACAGCATAA